The DNA region ATTTGTATTAACTGCCATTACGTAGATCGCTGCACCACCTACAATGCCGTAGAAACGCAGCATCAGGTGCCTCACCTGACTGAAACACCTGATTTTGAGGCTACTGAACCCACAATTAACGTCAATATCCGTTCAATGGACGATTATATTGAAATGGAATGGGATGTTGTGGGTTGTCTCAGCTTTAAACAGGAAACTGGCAAATGGGCGAAGTTGCGTCCTGGTGAGCTAGTGCCAACCTGAAATAAGCTGATAACAACACAGCGGCTCTTTAACGGTGAATCGTGCCTAGCTGTTGACGGGCCTTGGTCAAAAATTGCCAGTCCTCTCAAAAACCCGGTATAACTGCCGGGTTTTTGATTTTCAGTAATTTCGCCCAGATCAAGAGCAGGCGATCGCACTGTTTTATAAAGTTGCGTTGAACTTGGTGAATGTTTTCAGTAAAAATTCTGTGATCTGTATCTTATACTACATAAGTAATTAAAATAATCTTTAGATTTATACCGAATCCAGCCTAATTTACGGAAATGCTTTAGGTGATATAACGGACGATTTATACTGTGATTCGCTGTAGTTTGGAACTAAGAGCTAAACTTCAGCGAATTATTAAAGTAATATGCGCTCTGACATAATCGTAAAAACTATTGAGAATCTGGCACAAGACCCGTGTAACTGCCAGATGGACTGGGATCACTTAAATTCAGACAACGAGTATGGAGAAGCGCTTGATACTAAAGTGTTGCAAAAATGGCGAGAGTCATTAGGCGAAAGCGCTTTAGAATTTATGATGGGTATAGTTGATATTTTTGTCGAAGAGGCTCCCAAAAAGCTGCGAGCGATCACGATCGCTGTAGCAAAAGGAGATATGGCAGCATTAGAGCATCAAGCTAACAGCTTCAAGTCAAGCAGTGCTGCCCTTGGTGCAACCAAACTCTCAAAGCTTTGCCAGTATCTAGAATCAAACGGTCGCGGTGGCAGCAGACCAGACGATTTGGGCATAGCAATCCAGCTTTATGTTGAGTATGCCAGATGTAAAAGCGCTTTGTATAGAGAATTACAAAAATTTCAGGCTGAAAGCAACGCCTATAGGGAAAAGTCGTTTTTTTGATTGACACTTATCCCGGAATCGCGTCAATATGAGTTAATAGATGAAGCTTTATTAAGTTACCTTAAATGTCCTTCGATTTTGTATCGCTGGAAAACGTCCAAGAAATTGCTCACCAATACGGTTATTGGGCAGTTTTTTTGGGAATTTTGATTGAAAACCTGGGAATTCCCCTACCCGGTGAAACGATTACTCTAGCTGGGGGGTTTTTGGCAGGTAGTAAAGAACTGAATTACTGGTTTGTGCTAGGTAGCGCGATCGCTGGTGCAGTCGTAGGCGGTACCTGCGGCTACTGGATTGGCAGATATGGCGGCTGGCCTTTACTGGTGAGTGTAGGGCGAATCTTCCGCATCCGCGAAGAGAAACTCGCCGAATTTAAAAATCAGT from Funiculus sociatus GB2-C1 includes:
- a CDS encoding Ycf34 family protein, which codes for MCICINCHYVDRCTTYNAVETQHQVPHLTETPDFEATEPTINVNIRSMDDYIEMEWDVVGCLSFKQETGKWAKLRPGELVPT
- a CDS encoding Hpt domain-containing protein, whose product is MRSDIIVKTIENLAQDPCNCQMDWDHLNSDNEYGEALDTKVLQKWRESLGESALEFMMGIVDIFVEEAPKKLRAITIAVAKGDMAALEHQANSFKSSSAALGATKLSKLCQYLESNGRGGSRPDDLGIAIQLYVEYARCKSALYRELQKFQAESNAYREKSFF
- a CDS encoding DedA family protein, with product MSFDFVSLENVQEIAHQYGYWAVFLGILIENLGIPLPGETITLAGGFLAGSKELNYWFVLGSAIAGAVVGGTCGYWIGRYGGWPLLVSVGRIFRIREEKLAEFKNQFSENAGKTVFLGRFLALLRIVASPLAGVAEMPFLKFMIYNIAGATAWASVMVTLSFFAGRIIPLEKLVLWVAQFGIVALLAVIAWIVVPLWLEAREAKREIEKS